The Methanobrevibacter sp. genome segment TTTGCAGTTCCTTTGAGGGATTGGAGATATGGATTAATTGAATTTAAATTAGGTGTTGGAGAAGAAGAAAAAGGGGCTTAAAATTTACTAAATAAATGATTTGATTAATAAAAAGAATTTGGAAAATGGAATGGGAAAACTTATCTTTTTATCAATAATTACTGGGGATAATTTGATTATACTCGAAAGGATGGAGTAAAGATTATTCCAATTTGTTGTCTAAGATAATAAAAAGATGCTATTTCTTTGTTAGAGTTGAAATTTCCCATTCATATTTTGGTGAAATTGGCTATAATGGCAATAATGATGATTTGGATGAAAAACTATTGAATGCACTGGTGCAAACTGATAATTTGTTTGAGATTAACATAGATTTTGAGTTTTAATTTGTAATCGCTGTAACTCTTGTTTTCACCTTGTAAAATTGTTTTAAAATATAACCATCACTTTATATGTTTCAAAATTTAAGATTATTTCATGAAATTCAAAATAATTAATGATTTAGCAATATTTTTTGACAATTTTATACCTGAAAAGTATTTATCTAAATTGCAGGAATTTTTGCTAAGTGGAGCTATTTTTACAGATGCAAATAAAGTTTTAGCCATACTTATTATTTTTATTTTGCTGAGTGAAATTATTTTGGCAGTAACATTAACTATTCTAAACTTGCCGGTTTCAGTATTGATTTTGCCATTTTTTGTTATTCCTAGTCTTTTCACACATGTTATTGTCCAACAGGAAAAGCGAGCACAGGAAATAGAACGAACTGCACCTGACTTTTTAAGACAACTCTCAAGTATGCTGCAGGCAGGACTCAGTTTTGAAAATGCAATGGAGGACATGTCACAGTACGGGGAAGGTCCGTTATATGATGAGATGAGAAGAACAATCATTGAAATCCGCATGGGCAGGAATTTTGATGAATCATGGGGAGCAATGGGAAGGCGATTAAAATCAAAGGAATTGGAGAGGGTATTTGGGATTATTCTTGATGGGAGAAAAAGCGGGTCAAGTATTTCAACAGTGCTGTCAGATGTTTCTGAAGATTTAAGAGATTTGATGGCACTTAAACGCGAGCGAAAATCTGCAGTGATGATGTCTGTGATGTTTTTATTAATTTCGGCTATTGTTGCAACACCCTTTGCAATGGGTATGATCAGTGTTTATTCTAGCTTCATGCAAAGTTATGGGATGGAATCTGAAATTATCCTGTCTGCTCCGATTGTGGGGAAGATTTATCTGATGATTCATTCGGTATTGGTGGGATTCATTATCAGTATTGTAATGTATGGGAAAATCAAGAAAGGAATTAAGTTTTCCATACCTCTTGTTGGAGCTTCTTTTGGAATATTCTACATTATCTCTACTTTTGGCGCAACATTGATGGGGGGATTTTAATGGATGATAATGCTCAGGCATCAGCAGAATTCATTTTACTTTTTGGTGGAATATTCGTTGTTGTTTTGATGGCCATCTATATGTATAATAATTATATAAATGATTTAAGCGGTCAAATTCAGTCAAAAGAAGTCAATGAATTCAATAATCAATTAATGAACCTTAAAACTTATTTTAAGTAATCTTCCACTTCAAAAGACCTGCTTAAATATTAAATTCTTTTGAGGTATTGTGGATATTGCATCAAATCTTTCAAATAGCTAGTTTCCATAGGAGAATATTTTATATTCCGAATATAAAATATTAATTAAGGTGATAGAATGGATATGTTAATTGGAGGAAAACACGTTTCAAGTGATGATGTGGAGGAAGTTAAAAATCCGTACAATGGGGAAATAATTGACACAGTTCCTATCGCACATTTGCAAACTGCTGATTTGGCCATTATGGAGGCAAATAAAGCTAAAGATGTTTTAATTGAAATGTCAGCTTTTAAAATTTCAAATAAACTTTATAATGTTGTTGAAAAATTAAAAGAAAAGCGTCAGGAATTTGCAGAATTATTGACATTGGAAGTTGGAAAACCGATTAATGAATCTTTGATGGAGCTGGATAGGTCAATTGAAACATTAAAACTTGCTGCAGAAGAAGCAAAGAGGATATATGGTGAAAGCGTACCTTTGGATGCGGGTCTTAACGGTAAAGGATTTTTTGCATTTACACAGCGTTTGCCGTTGGGTGTTGTTGTAGCAATTACTCCATTTAACTATCCGTTAAACTTAACAATACATAAAATAGCTCCTGCAATCGCATGTAAGAATGCTGTCATTGTAAAACCACCTACTGAAGCTCCATTAACGGTTATGAAATTTTGCGAACTTTTAAATGAAGAGTTTCCTGGGGCAGTAAATACCGTAACAGGATACGGTTCGGAGGTTGGAAATTATCTTGTATCTTCACCAGATGTTGATAAAATTTCATTTACTGGAAGCATAACAACAGGTCTGATGATATCTCAGAGAGCAGGCATGAAAAAAGTCACTTTGGAACTTGGAGGCAATGACCCGATGATTGTATTAAATGATGCGGATATTGATAAAGCAGTAACCGGTGTTATCAACGGAGCATTCTTAAATGCAGGTCAGGTGTGTATGGGTGTTAAAAGAATAATAATAGATAATGGCATTGCTGATGAATTCTGTGAAAAATTAGTAAAAGAAACTGAAAAATTGGTTATGGGCAATCCTTTGGATTCTAAAACTACTCTTGGAACTTTGATATCTGAAAAAGCAGCAATACAGGTAGAAGAAACGGTTAATAATGCAGTCAATGACGGCGCAAAAATATTGGCAGGAGGAATTCGTGAGGGGGCATTTTATCATGCTACTGTAATTGATAATGTCACATCCGACATGGATCTGGTTGTAAATGAAACATTCGGTCCTGTTGCACCAATCATTCGTGTTAACAATTTAGATGAAGCTATCGGCATTGCCAATAATACAGATTACGGCCTGCAGGCTGGAGTATTTACAAATGATTATTCGGCTGCAATGAGGTGTGCTAAAGAAATCGAAGCAGGAACAGTATTTATAAATAAACAGTCCACATTTAGAACTGATAACATGCCATTTGGCGGATTTAAAAACAGTGGTGTTGGAAAAGAAGGAATAAAATATGCAGTGGCTGAAATGACAAAAACAAAACTGATAGGTTTAAATCTAAGATAATTGAAATAAAAAAATAAGTAATTAAACTTATTTTAAATAGTTTTCAACAAGGTTACGTGTTTCGTTAAGGGATTCCATAGGGATTCCTTTTGGCATCTGGCCAAGTTCTCCATCAACATCTTTGAGGATATTTCCATCCATTCCAAGAAACATTCCTTCACTTACAATATCGCTGAATGACTGTGGTGGAAGTAGGGAAACACCAACTTTGTTATCCTCTTTCACGTTCAAATCATTGGTAATAACCGTAATGGCACGTTTTCCAAGATTCACATTACAGATTAATAGCTTGTCATTTTTCGGATGTTTTGTAACACTCATTACTTCTCCAACTTTAATGTCGACTCCCATTATTGGATCGTTAATCGGGCCTAAGGATAATCGGCCTTTTAGTCCTATTATTGTGTCTAAGAAAAATCTAACTTTTGCAATATTTTCCTGGGTTTTTTCCCGGTCTTCCTTAGGAGCATTACTTAAAAATTTTTTATTCCAGTCAGGACCACCTAAATATTCAATAATTTGTTCCGCTTTTTCTTTTAATGACGCAACATCTGGAGAATTTGTCAATTCATCTCCTTCTAAATAAGAATAAATTAATGATTGAAAATCACTGTTCATTTGCTTTCCCAAATCGATTGACTGTTTTTTATTCCAACTTCCTCTAAAAGAAGCTGTTGGAATAAGATTCAGGTAATTTTCCCTTGCTTTACTTGCCACTAAAATTCTGTAGTCTTTTGTTGTATCCCACATTTGAAGTCTCCTTTTAATCTAAATAATAAATTTAAATTTATAATTTAATAAATTTTTTGCAAAAAAGCTTTTTCCATACTCAAAAACAAAAAATATTTATATTAACATTAAAATAAGATAATACATATTTAATTT includes the following:
- a CDS encoding type II secretion system F family protein, coding for MKFKIINDLAIFFDNFIPEKYLSKLQEFLLSGAIFTDANKVLAILIIFILLSEIILAVTLTILNLPVSVLILPFFVIPSLFTHVIVQQEKRAQEIERTAPDFLRQLSSMLQAGLSFENAMEDMSQYGEGPLYDEMRRTIIEIRMGRNFDESWGAMGRRLKSKELERVFGIILDGRKSGSSISTVLSDVSEDLRDLMALKRERKSAVMMSVMFLLISAIVATPFAMGMISVYSSFMQSYGMESEIILSAPIVGKIYLMIHSVLVGFIISIVMYGKIKKGIKFSIPLVGASFGIFYIISTFGATLMGGF
- a CDS encoding tRNA-binding protein, yielding MWDTTKDYRILVASKARENYLNLIPTASFRGSWNKKQSIDLGKQMNSDFQSLIYSYLEGDELTNSPDVASLKEKAEQIIEYLGGPDWNKKFLSNAPKEDREKTQENIAKVRFFLDTIIGLKGRLSLGPINDPIMGVDIKVGEVMSVTKHPKNDKLLICNVNLGKRAITVITNDLNVKEDNKVGVSLLPPQSFSDIVSEGMFLGMDGNILKDVDGELGQMPKGIPMESLNETRNLVENYLK
- a CDS encoding lactaldehyde dehydrogenase, with the protein product MDMLIGGKHVSSDDVEEVKNPYNGEIIDTVPIAHLQTADLAIMEANKAKDVLIEMSAFKISNKLYNVVEKLKEKRQEFAELLTLEVGKPINESLMELDRSIETLKLAAEEAKRIYGESVPLDAGLNGKGFFAFTQRLPLGVVVAITPFNYPLNLTIHKIAPAIACKNAVIVKPPTEAPLTVMKFCELLNEEFPGAVNTVTGYGSEVGNYLVSSPDVDKISFTGSITTGLMISQRAGMKKVTLELGGNDPMIVLNDADIDKAVTGVINGAFLNAGQVCMGVKRIIIDNGIADEFCEKLVKETEKLVMGNPLDSKTTLGTLISEKAAIQVEETVNNAVNDGAKILAGGIREGAFYHATVIDNVTSDMDLVVNETFGPVAPIIRVNNLDEAIGIANNTDYGLQAGVFTNDYSAAMRCAKEIEAGTVFINKQSTFRTDNMPFGGFKNSGVGKEGIKYAVAEMTKTKLIGLNLR
- a CDS encoding class III signal peptide-containing protein, producing MDDNAQASAEFILLFGGIFVVVLMAIYMYNNYINDLSGQIQSKEVNEFNNQLMNLKTYFK